Genomic segment of Hydractinia symbiolongicarpus strain clone_291-10 chromosome 5, HSymV2.1, whole genome shotgun sequence:
GTGGCTCTGCCACTCCTTCACTGCTGTACCTGAATGGAATTCATAGTCGACGAAGATGTCTGAAAATTTCACCATGAACGAAGACCCCTTCGCGTCAATAACGATGCTTTGCGTTGAAAGGTCATCACCCTTGAGCCTCCCCTAATAGCGCCCATGTATAGGGGCGTATCTTGCCTTTGGGTTGTACGAGTAAATGCTCATCTTttcttaaagaaacatgagacaaCTGTATGTAACAGACATTGCGAACACCACGTTATTCAAACCTCATCTAGGGGCAAGCACGAGAATCGCCCTGAAATCGATCAGCATTCGACCTACGTGGTTGAATCTCTTCATTAAGATTCAGATCAACATCCATAGCGCGGGGTCCAAGTCAACGGAAATCGGGGATTTGGTCCACATCTCGATTGCGCCGGGTTTGTATAGATTCGAGGATCACGCGGCCATAGTCAATAGTCAAGCATGGGATAGGATCAATCTCTTCATACTCAGGAACGGAATCTGTAGGCTTAGGGTTAACAAGGGGTTCGGGGTAATAATCGATCAACCACTGCAGGACATTATGGGACGGGCTTTTGATAATATGGTAATGTTTACCGCGGGTGAATACGACAGCATCTACAAGACTGACGTTCACCAGCGGCTGAGACTCGTATGCTCCCAGCTGGATCCGGATTATTCTCATTTAAATGGTGAGAAATCCAAGCCCTGATTCCTATGAAAGAGCTTAACGCCTGGGGAGACATGTTAGcctggaattttaaaaaaacctgtgTACCTCCCCCTTAAAGGTTCAACAGACAGGTTAGAGTTCATGCTCATGAACGAGTATCAAGACGAAAAGAACCCTTTCGTAGGAATACCATGCACTTGCTTATAGAATAAATGACAGACATTGCTAAGTTATACCCGAGCTTACCTTCTCCACCTCAGGAGGATACGGAGAAGGATAATTCACAAGTCTATAGACTGAAGAAAATCAAAGAAGTGGAACAATACTTGCGATCCGAGATTAAAGGGCGGGACAAGCTCGCgaaaaagttcaagatgcatggtaCGTGGGTGTGCTTCTGCGACAACGGCTTGTTAAGCATTAGCATCATCACATCTGGTGTTGGAATAGCGGCATTGTCTTCGGGTGTGGGAGTTCTGTGCATTGCTATGAGTGGGATCACTATCGCAGTAGGTCTAGGACAAGCTGGTCTACGGAACGCCGGGAAGAGGCTGGCTGCAAAATCCAAGAAACACAAAGTGATAAGACTATTGGCAGAGACCAAGCTCAACTCCATTGTTGACTTGATCTCGAGAGCTGTGGAGAATGAAGTCATTAGCGACTACGAGTTCCGCTTAATCATGCAGGAAAAGCAAAAGTACATGGTGCTGAAGGAGCAAGCCCGACAACGAACGCGCAAAATCGTGGATTCGATCAACGAACGGGAGCGACAGCAGCTTGTCGCGCAAGGTCAAGAGGGGGCAAAGGACGAGCTTCTGAAAAAACTTTAATCTGTGCAATATGTCAGCGGTACTTAGAGGAGCCCCACACTTACACAAGAGTCTAGTGTGTTGAACAACAAATTAGACGATTTCGAGTACTTCTTCGATGTCTCGATCGATGATGAGgtcgccatcatgtacgacacAACGCTGCTTTAAAACAAGTTCCCTCGAGTTTCGCTCAAGATTTTTCTGCCAAGCGATCCTAACGCATGGTTTGCAATAGCGACCTTCTGTTTGTGTCGAGGCGTCCTTGTACTTGGCCTTGCAGATTGCTTCGAGCAACGTGGCTTTATTCATAGTTGAATAGTTAGGATTCTTCAGTGCTTTTGCTTCTTTTTCCAGTTCGAGAACGTTCATGTTTTTTTGTGTGCTGGATCAAACAACACACAAAAACCTCTCACATCTAGTCTAGTACGACGAAGCTTTCGTCGTCGTCGTCTTTATTGTCAGAGTCGCTAAGATAGGAGATATCACAAAACTCGACATCATTATACTTGCACTCTTCGAGGTATATCTGGAGATAATAGTTTTCGCCTTGCTTATAAATGCCGACGGGCTTGATGATAGCCTTGCATTCGCAGCTGTCCTCCGGTAAATTTTTCTTGTGgaaattgtttttgattttaCCCTCCCACTCCTGCAGCTTGGTATTTAGATATCTCCCTTTTTTCAAGGGAGTAGTAGTGAACCGATGACCCTCGAGGGACTTTACCTTGGTCagtatttctttatattttcctGTCCACTTGGGGTGGTAGGTAAGATCAAATGACATGGTGGTTTGCTGGAATAGAGTCGCTTAGCACGATATTTTCAACGTTTACTTCTTCGATATTTAATGGTTTCGCTTTGGCGTAAAATTCCCTTGATTTAACAATCTCGTTACCGAATTTGAACATCCTTTTATTTGTGGATACTAGACCTCAACTAAGGTTAAGTACAAGGACAACTTTCGCCGTTGTACGTGATGTAATCTTGGTAAGAATACCAGCAGAGCAGCTTGGCTCTTATGAAGAACCTCCGTTCGGAGGAGCATCTGTCATAGATGTCGAGTATTCGTTCACAGTCATCGCACTGTTCCATTAATCTTACAGCCCTGGGTTGTAAGATAACCAGTGATCTCATCtaattcattttcctttgaaccCCCATAGCACACATTTCTCGCGTCTTGAAGCGATCCGGAACATCTCTGAACAGCCAGGGGTACTCTTGAGCCGCCCTTGTACATATTTCCCAGGTAATAAAACGATCCGGAACATCTCCGAGCAGCCAGGGGTACTCTTGAACCGCCTTGGTGCACATTTCTTGCGTCATGTACCAGTACGGAACAATTCCAAGAATCTGGGGTTCCTCTCGAACCGCCCTGGCACACATTTCCCGGGTCATAAATGTTTTCGGAATAAACCTGAACACCGCAGGGTCCCCCTGAACCGCCATGGTGCACATTTCCTTGGTCTTGAGGAGGTCCGAAACAAACACTATCCCATCGGGATACTCTTGAACCGCCCTTGTACATATTTCCTAAGTCTTGAAATGGTACGGAACAAGTCCGAGCAGATGAGGCATTGGTTAAACCGCCCTAATGCACAGTTCCCGGGTCTTTAAATGGTCGGGAACATACCTGAGCATCAAGGGTTCCCTTTGAACCTCCATCACCCACATTTTCTGTCTCTTAATATGATCGCGAGTTGCATTCTCATGATTTCGGCTCATGTTTATAATATATCCCAACACCCAAGTAGCACGGTCGCTGTTTAAGTATGGGAATTCCCCCTACTCAAATGCGCATGCTCGAAATTTTATCGGTTCCAGTCGGTTTTGATTAGCACTACTTTTTAGAGCTAtgcatataatttttcttttcacgaAACTTGTATATAATGTACCGACTATgaataaatttacaaacaaacaaacaaatcggTATTTCCGAAATTGTCGGATTTATCGGATTTATCGAAATTGCCGATTGGGATTTGCCGgattagggaatttcccttgtcgTCGTCCGTCGACTGCGCTAGAAGATAAATTTTACTATCTCTACTATTAGGGGATTGTCGATGACTTGTCGGTGACTTTGCGGGGGGTTGCCGTGACGTCATTACGGTGAATACCAAGTCCTTGGATGGTGCTGGATTACTGGGTCCTATTTGGATTAATATGGAATGGTCTTGGATTGGTTATTAATATGGAATGGTCGATGACTTTGCTGGGGGTTGCCGTGACGTCATTGTTGTACGCGCACGCGACTGTGCTAAAACATACATTTTCCCATCTCTTTATTTAAAGGGGAATTTATTGGGTTTCGGATGATTGCCCTGACAGCCAAATGCTATTATATTGAAGGTAAGGAGGGTACTAAATTCTCATGTAAGGGCATGTCAAAGAGGCAAAATGCTGTGACCTGGGGTAGATACCTGAGGGCGCTGAAGGGTGGTTTGGACATTACCAAAAACGTAGGTTATCGGGTACATGACCAGGGTATGATcacgtacgaacaaaacaagctggggCTCTTGGCCTTCTACGACAAAAGAGTTGTACATGACGATCGTGTCTCTCCACTTGTGGTTAAGGGGAATAAAAAAGGAAGTGTGTTTGTATATGGCTGTAATACTACCGTATGCCTTGATCGCGTTTTGCCTCTTTTGATATAGACGTATAATAAAGATGTCGTTCGATATTGCACAAGTCTTTGACAATGCCTCTGCAGAATATGACCATGTGGAACCACCGCCCAATAAACGCCTATCTTTGAACGAAGCCCTCCACAAAAGCAAGGGTCACTTACTACCCAAAAAATGTACAGAGGGCTCCATTGACAAGGCCCCCGATGAGGCGGTAGAAAAGATCCATACCGAATACGTACAACGCGAATTACAAGAAAAAGGGGAGAAGACGGCAAAAGCACTGTCTACTCACATGAGTGGCCTATATGTCAATATGATTGGCAACTTTGTGGATATCAACAGTGTCGAGGAACTGCGAAAGGATATTGAGGAAGACCCTATAATCCGCAACTCCATGACGGGTCAATGTATCTTCGTATACTGTACTATTGGGAGGTATTTAGCCCCACTGCTTGTAGCAGGCCATACGGCCCGGCATATGCGCTAAAAGAAACAGGATGCGGAGAAGGAAGTGGAGGAGGCGGAGACCGTGCTATAATAAAACGAGTGAAGAAGTTCAGAAACAAGAGGAGAGGGCTATAACAAAACCACcgaagaatgagggtcgtgttgctgctggtaAGAGACTTGCGGAATGGAACCGGAAGAACAAGGATAACCtacagaagaacgtgggcaaaggTACCTCACAGGATGATAAGGAACCTGTGACAGGTTCCAGCAAGGCGATAGACAATGTATACATCTATGGAGTCGGAAAAATAGCCGTGATTGCTGTAGGAGTAGGCGCCTGGTATATGTTTGGCAGGGGTAAAAGTGAATCCAACAAACCCCAAAACCCCGCACCAGAGCCCGAACAGGGAAAACAGGGCAAAACCCAACCAAATAtcgatattttcaaaatgcagTAGTAATAGTATAATGAGTGCAAGCAACGTTACCCCAAAAGAAAAGGAGATTTTAGATGTGCTCTATGAGAATTTTAGACCTTGGTTTCACCTTTGCCTATGCCATGGCAGATAAGAAATTGTTGGGTATTTCACGCAGATCCACAAAAATGGATAGAAGACGTTCTCAAGATGGTTGCATACTTCGCGGCGGGGAGAGCAAGTCGTGAAATGGCTGTATCCAAAGGATGGCTACCCGCAAGCATCGTGCTGAAGCCCACTAAATAGAGTGGACAAACATGAGTTATGGAAGGAGTCAGATGCCCGGGACGCAATACTAAAATGGACATAAGATGTTGTCGCGTATGTAAACAGCTATTACCCTCgcacaaatttaaaattaggGGAAATACTTTAACTAAAAGTTGTATGACTTGCCTGGATAAAGCGAAGGAGAGGCGGGCTGTAGCAAATAGAGATATCGAAGACGTTGAACACGAGTTGGATCCCCTTGCTAATGATAAGAAAAtttgaggtgttaaacaggataaAAATTATCTGATTCTCTATGACCTATTTACATACCGCATTATAAGTCAATACACCGAACTCATCGAGGATAGCCCGAAGAGGGCCAGATATCGAAATACACTGCATTGCCTGCAAGGAAAATTAACATATACTCCACCACCCCTCGAATAAAAGGCTCGGGGGACTAAGCTATGTCCTTCCTGCCAGGGGTCCTTGGTGAGTAACCACGGGGGTACTTTGGAATGTGAGTCATGCTTTGGAGTATATCCAAAAATTCACAATCGAAAGTGGCcgaattattgaaataaaatgttggaCATTGTGAGAGACCCCCACACAGCAATATTTACAGGTCCTACAGGCTGTGGTAAGACACAAAGCGTCCTGGATCTACTGGAAAATGAGTACAGAAGGCAATATTGTCATTTTGTACCCGACATTGCGGTGGAACAGTACCTATTTAGAGAGGGCATTGCTATGGTGCGACGACTACGTGTTCCTGATAGAAACGGGAAATAAGCTGTTTGAATGGGTAGCGAAACTGTCGTCGCTTTTCGCGGCTGAGGACAGTCTTTTCGTTGTTGATGATATGATATCTAATGAAAGCCTCAAAAAGCGTCGACAATTCCTGCTTGAATTGGCTATTCCAGGTAGACACAGAAAACATAGTTTGTAGCTACTCACACAGTCGTACACTGCTCTCCCTAAAAGGTTGAGGAGACAGAAGAAACAGCTCttcctctggtttcctcatgagAGGTCGGATATGAAAATGAAAGGCAAGGAAACCAACATGATCCCCAAATGGGATGATATAAAAGCATGTCTGAATAAATCAAAACATGTCTCCATGTGGGTGAAATTAGAACATCCTTGAATGACCATGGCGAAAACCTCTGGCCAAGCATTGGTATATAGAAAATGTCTTCACAGCTCACCTTGTTCAACGCAATACCACCAGGAGCCATTGAGACTTTGTTATCAAGGCGAGAAATAGAGGGTATGATGGGAACTGTATGTAGCGAATACAGTTCTTTGGGTATTTCGGGAGGGGCGAAAAAACGGCATGATGTATTTGTCACGTTGGGCAGGGCGATTAAAATTACGCACCGTTCTAGGAAACCTGAGGCAGTAAAACTAATCAAATGGTTGGCTGGGAAGGGGGTAGAAAAATTACAGGATGAAATCAAGGTGGTACCTCCTTATCGTCGTCCAATTCTACGAAGACTTTTTCCTGCTTTTATTTGCCATTTCCCGTACCTCGTTGAACCAATCGATTTTATTTTCTCTATCCTTGATCCACTGGGCCTGAGCTGCATTTAACTTTTCAATGGTCTCGTCATGCTTTTTTCTCTCGGCTTCCCTTTGCCCTGATAGCCTAGAAAATAGATAATTCGTTCCGGCAATTGCAAGAGCGTTTATTGCAGCCCCAGCCACAATAATAGCTATTGTCGCCATGTCTCTGTATTCTGAGACACATCGGTTACCCTTGTCTATATTTTCGCTTGCCCACATAGGTTGCGTGTTGTTGTAGTACAATCTCCTACCAACCTCAGCAAGCGAAGGGTCATCGTCATTTTCCCTATATTTAACCGGTATTTTATGATCAATATCCCACCCCTTGCCATAATTGTCCCATGTCATCCCCTTGGAAAACCGGGCTTCGATATGGTCCCGCAGCGTAGCCATGTCGCAGCCGATATAATCCCGGAAACTGAGCTCCTTGTTTCCTTTCAGGGCATCACGGGCTCGACATCGTACAACGCCAGCCAGATGGCCGCCAGGGTTGAAAATTTGGCACTAGGCCCTATATTTTTCATGATGGCAGATGCCCCCACCCCCACAGTCTTTACATATTGATCTTCGTCTACCATGTTCGATACATATGCTTCCACCACCACAGTCTTTGCATGTTGATCTTACCCTACCATGTTTGCAAATCTGGCTGCCCTTGCACTCTTTACATTGTTTCCTTACCCTTTGATTGGGGAAACACTGTCTTCCCTTGCAATCCTTGCAATAGCCCCTATGCCTTTGATGTTTACGAATCCCATTTCCTTTACAGTCCTTACATTTGGCACTTACCCTTCGATGTGGGCACTTATTACGCTCCACCGAGGCCCCCTTTTTATCAAGGCATTTGGTGCACATTTTTGTTAGTTGACCATTCCCCTTGATCCTAAACTTCTCCAAGGATAAAAAGTGCTTACATATTTGACAGCTCTTGGTTCCATCCATACTGATTTGTATTTGCCCCTGCAGGCAAACACAAGTTGTGGTCCATACCTACCGTGCGcccgcaacaacaacaacagcgatTGTTGCCATTTATTGTTTACTCTTCTTGCAGTCTTTGCAACAATACCTTATCCTTTTATGAGGGCATAATTGACTTCCCCACTCTCTTACAGATGGATCTCCTCCTTTCATGCTGGCATATTTCACTTTTCCTGCACTCTTTACAGGTGGATCTCACTCTTTGATGAGGGCAAATCTGACTCCCCTTGTAGTCTTTGCATCGATACCTTATCCTTTTATGGGGGCATATTCGACTTCCCTTACACTCCTTACATTGGGATCTCTGATGGGGGCACTTGTTTTTGATACGCTGCTGTTTCGCCTTATCCAGGCATTTGATGCATGCCTTTGTAGTTCGGCCATTTTTCGGCACCCTAAACGCATCTAGGGCCAACACTTTTTTACATCTTGAACAGCTCTTGCTTTCCATAATGATTTGTGTTTGCTCTTGGGGACAAGCACAAATTGTGGACATTTAATACTCCACAGAATGAAACCTACCGTTCAGGATATTCAGCTGCGCATCCTGTGAGAGGCAGACGTAAGCCATGAAATCACCGGTTCCGTCTGCTTTCTTTGTGACATGTAGGGTAATCCCATCACTTAGACGTTGTAGAGGCCTTCCACTACCCTGTAGGGTATGATCGGGAGATGCCCGAAAGTCTACAAACAGGGCATACCTTTCGTTGAAAAATTGCCCGATGGTCACGTTCGAGTCGTGACTACCAAACAGGTTCAATCTGTTTGTGGTGGTCCTCGGGGAGCATGGCATAAGAGTACAAATCGTTGGGCTCTCCCTCGACAGTGACGCTAATTTTTTCAGTTCTTGGATTGTAAAAGACCTCGTAACACCGGCGTAATccttcacttttccagggtctatgAAGAGTATCAAGACACCTTTGAGACACTTGGCCGGGTGATTTAGCTGGAGGTTATATGAGGTgtcagcctttttcatcgcGATAAACTTGCTATGGAGTATGCGTTTATGTGGTAGGACCAATCTTGCATACCTCGACATCATAGCGCTTGCCAAACCTTCAGGGGTAATCTTGTCAAATTCTAGCCTAATGTTGTTAATCTTATAGGCGGCATCGGCTGCCTTGGCCATCGTAGACCCTGAGGCATCACCGTAAGACGCGAAATACAGGACAAACTGCAACTTGTCGTATAAACTTGCCGCACATTTTTCCTAGGGGTATGCAGAAGGTGTCACCATACGCCGCCACGATTACCTTCTCCTCATCTGTCCCGACATGGTTGGTGGCCTTGACTTGCAGGGCCCGGTTAGTCCCGTCGTTGGGATTAATGCCGTCTAGGATGAGGTTCTTGTCCCTGTCAAACGTTGGCAGCCAGAGGTCCCGGTATACTGCCAGGGTATTATAATCAGATATATTTTGTACGTCTTCACCATTCAAAGTGATGCGTAGGTTCTTCACCAGGCTTTTACCAATGTTGCTGACTATGGTACGCTTTGTATTGGACCCTGTCAACGTTAGATCAAATAGAAGCTTGAGGCTACCCGgaaaaatgacatcattctgggGCATGTTTGGGATATCCACATTGAGGTCTTCGTTCTGATTAATGGTTGAAGGTAGGTGGGATATCTGGGCCCTTTGTTTTCAGCCCTTGATACCAAAGAGTTGCCTCATCTCTACATATGGGTTTAGCGTCGTTACAAATGCAgtcatgtttattatatataggaaatcttaaataaaagaatgttcAGGGAAGACAAGGGGAATTAACTAATTGTTAAGGAGATAGTGAATGGTAAGAAAACCTTCAAGGAAATAGTGGTTACAAATCAAGATGGTAGCCTAAAAACCGTTGTTCAGATACAAACGGTAGTAATCGCCTGCAGGCCCTGGGGTTTTTCGACTATGTTACACCCAACAAAGGTGGTAAATTTAGAGCCCAGAACTTATTGAAAAGGTATAATAAAATAGAGGAGGAGGCTGAACATATTGAGATGGAATCTTTGGAGCAGatcgattaatttttaaatgccaCAGAGAGCCTTATACAAGACACTTCGTTTGTCGAGCCTGATAAAGGTGGCATCACCCCACGTGAAAGAAGGGGGCTTGACCTCGAGCTTCAGACGGCAGGTGCTGCAGGTACGGCAGGGGGTGGTGAAAAAGGGTTCGTAGAGAAGCAACTGGAAAAGCTTGGAAATTTTCTCAAATACCTAGCAGGCAATGCAGGTGTTGCGTTACACGGGATCATTGGTACGGTAGTCTCGTTCTTCCTGAGGGTAGCGTCAACTATCGTGAAATATGCGGCAAAACCTGTACATGGCAATCACGGGAGCTGCCGGGCTTGTTGTGCTATACGTGAAATAACAGTCTTATTTCAACCATATATAGGCCAGGATGATACCTACTCCTATGGTGATTAATGAggccttggtatcctcatgtTGGTTTTGTGGTGGTTGTTCAGGTATATGGGGCATGATATGTACCTGTATACCTGAGGCATGTATGGGAGGTGTAACAGGTGCCGTATGCCTAGGGGGGGTGATTTGCAGATGTCAAATGCCCGGTAGCATGCTTTGGGGGTGTAGGTGGTATGTTATGTATAGGTGTGGCATGCCTCATAAGTGGCTTGTTATTTAAGTCAAGTCGGATGCCAATGATTGCATTGGCCGGTGTaatcaaaatattgttgttaTACCCGACAATTTTGCCTACGCCCAAgttcatatcggatggtagcatATACACACCATGCAAGACGGCGAAGTTCACCGGGGTTCGGGCATATTGTAAAACCTTCTGAAACTCCCTAATGTCATGACTTATATTTTCCTGACGTTCTACCATAGCCTCAAATTTCTGTTCAAGAATCTGCCTTGCTGTATAGTTGTCCGCACCGGTCCCTAGAAGGGATGGTTTGGCCCCTGCCTGGGACCCCAGCAATAGAACCACGTAAACCCAGATAATCTCACTTAGTTTGGTCAGACCTTCTGACGTTAGGCCTTGGCTTATGGGCATGATGAACTTCGCCCAGTCGCCGTCAACCtggggccaccatctaccatttgtcaatGACGACATGACAGCCTTAAACATGTCCAAGGCATTGGCATCTCCACCGTATTCGCGACAGACCTGCGCGTATTTGGATGTAGAGTAGggatttttgtactgtgagaaGCCATCATCATAGGGCATGGGTAACTTCATTCTTGCCAGGATACGACGCATATGATAATATacgtggaatttaaagatgGAGTTGATAAGGCGCACCGAACCCGTCATATACTTGGCACAGATGCCTAGGGCCGTCGTCGCACAATGGGTAGCAAAATTAACCTGGATATTCCAATAGTCCAACGCCTGCCCTTTCCAACCCAGTTGAACGGGGTCATCAAGGTAGGTTGTTGGGACTTTTATGGCATACTTCGTGAACTCCGGGAATGCACAGAAATATGGGACTCCGTACTCACGTACAGGTCCTGGTGCTCCAAATTTGTAACAACAACtggccattctcccctgttactTTTGCACTTTGCCGAGTGATTGTATTGATAGATGTTCATTTCTTAAAACAACAGGATATGAAACAACTCTATATTACCGATATAGATAAACCTACTATATTCGAAGACTATCTTGGGCAGGACACTCGCATTGCCCTGAAATCCATGCGTATCAGGCCTGGATGGTTGAACCTATACAGTGACAACGACATTACGATCAGGAAAGTTGGATCTGATCAGAGGGTGACTCGTATCGAGATTATGAAGGGTTTGTATAGGATCGAGGACATCGCGGCAATTGTCAACAGCCAGGCAGAGGACAAGATTAAGCTTTTCGTATTAAAAAACGGCTACTCCGTGTCGGCGATGGGTACTtggtggtgattcatcgaccaTTGCAAGAGCTCCCAGGCCTACCTTACGACCCTGCAAAGAAGTACTACATGAAGGGTGACTATGATGCCATATACAGGAATGATACATATCAGAGATTAAGACTTATTTGTCCGCAattggatgaagacgactgccttTTAGATGGCAAAAAATGCAAGGTTCTGGCCTTGCTTCCTACCAAGGAATTGAACGTTTGGGGGGATATGTTATCCTGCAGTTTTGATACCCCTGTTTACGTTCCACTAAAAGGCTCCACAGGCCGCCTAGAGTTCATGTTAACAGATGTATTTCACCATGAAAAGAACGTGACGTTCTTTAACATAACCATGTGCATTCAGATGGAATAAAAGAATGAGTAATATAGCTAAGCTGTACCCAAATTTACTGAGTGTACCCGCGCAAGGCTCTGATCAGGATGAGGGACAGGTTTTCAggcttaaaaaaattgagaaagtgGAATAATATCTTAGGGGTGAAATGAAGGAGCGAAATAGACTGGCAAAGAAACTGGAGATGCACAATGGATGGGTACGCCTCTGTGACCATTGTCTACTTGGTGTAAGCGTTATTACTTCGGGGCTTGGCATTGGGGCTATGGCGTCAGGCCTGGGGGTCACATTGGCCTGTGCAATGGGAGGGCTTGCAATTGCTGGTGGAATAGGGCAAACCGGTCTCCGAAATGCCTCACAAAGACTCCGTGTCCAAAAAACACGAAGGCATCAGGCTGCTTGCTGAGGCGAAGCTCAATTCCATCGTTGACCTGATcagcaaggcaatggaaaacggtgtTATCAGCGAGTATGAGTATAGTCTAATCTCccagaaaaaggaaaaataccTGCTGTTAAAGGAACAAATGAGGCAGCGATGAACAGGAGCGTGCCCAGTTAGTTGCCAAGGGTAAGGAGGAAGGTAGGCacgacgttttaaaaaaaattcaatctgtGCAATATGCAAGCACTATGTAGAGTCTCCACCTGAATATAGGCTTTAATttgatatattttataggcctataaaatatagatttttttctAGTCCTCACATAGTAACCATTACTTTTTAAAGTCCTTGTACCGGCATTTCCTGATATGTACCTGCGGGTGGTAGTTTTTACCTTGTACATATACCGATGAAATAGCTAGAATAGCGCTAGCTTGGCAGGGTTCATCATACGGTACCGGCATGCCATAAAATTTGGTGGTAATTGTATCCTTGTAATATTGGAGTTTAGCATTCACATATCGATCCTTTTTCACAGGTTCCGTTGTCAGTTGCTCGGAAATCAACTCTTCGACCTTTGACCATATTTGACGATATTTAGCAACCCAATTCGGATACTCCTCGAAATTTAGGCTCATTGCCAGTGACGCATTTCCGTTATACTTATTCACCCCATTTGGGGACAAGATTTTTGGTGTTTTCACCCTCAAGGTTACCACGAGATCTTGTGTATGGTACCACACCACATATCGTTCGTCCTTGCCCCCATTGGTAGGTAGCCTACATTGATATCATCGATATCCGTGAAAGTAGCAGCAAAATTATAGAATAAATTAGATTTAACAAGTTCAATTTCAAATTTCAGCATCCctctttaattattttaaacgaTCTCGGACAATTGCATGTCATGGTACATACGCAGCCGCCCCCATTATATGTGATATGTTCgtgatagcagtaccagcacAACATTTTACCACTTACCACAAACCTACGTCCGCAGGTACACCTGTCGTATGCATcgagtaccctttcacagtcgTTACATTGTTAATTCATTTATTAGAACATCAAGACGATCCTCTAGGT
This window contains:
- the LOC130646068 gene encoding uncharacterized protein LOC130646068; the protein is MCTKCLDKKGASVERNKCPHRRVSAKCKDCKGNGIRKHQRHRGYCKDCKGRQCFPNQRVRKQCKECKGSQICKHGRVRSTCKDCGGGSICIEHGRRRSICKDCGGGGICHHEKYRA